The Lepeophtheirus salmonis chromosome 1, UVic_Lsal_1.4, whole genome shotgun sequence genome has a segment encoding these proteins:
- the LOC121118878 gene encoding cuticle protein 7 translates to MKHHLHQYFIPRNILFNQNTNMKFVIALVLMASVALARPQNGFEDDYFDPNPKYRFEYKVASDETQTYMTQEESRDGDFVTGQYTYVDANGSLVTVTYEAGPEGYSESRDIQEGFINVVNKK, encoded by the exons ATGAAGCATCACTTACATCAGTATTTCATTCCTAGGAACATCCTCTTCAATCAAAACACAAACATGAAG TTCGTCATTGCTCTTGTTCTTATGGCCTCTGTTGCCCTTGCCAGACCCCAAAACGGATTCGAAGATGACTACTTTGACCCCAATCCTAAATACAGATTCGAATACAAAGTAGCCAGCGATGAAACTCAAACCTACATGACCCAAGAGGAATCTCGTGACGGAGACTTTGTAACAGGTCAATACACCTATGTAGATGCCAATGGTTCTCTCGTTACCGTCACCTATGAAGCCGGACCTGAAGGATACTCCGAGTCCCGGGACATCCAAGAAGGATTCATCAACGTTGTTAACAAGAAATAA